A genome region from Bacillaceae bacterium IKA-2 includes the following:
- a CDS encoding class I SAM-dependent methyltransferase, with translation MIITTSLRTTEQITEKAKKVATELGLRFIERNQQPIPLIIKHYQRDVLVVGSNRLTVYQQGNLEPFFFHPNSAMFRVKRFLRGETDPFLEATKLAKNMSILDCTLGLASDSILSSVVVGKNGQVIGLEASPYLAYIVSEGLHCWKTGLAEVDDAMQRMTVTHCNHLEYLRSAKENSFDVVYFDPMFEVKIDSSDGISPLRKLALYDRLKEEAVEEAKRVAKHRVVLKDHWQSTRFSRFNFFVYKRVTSLFHYGSIEL, from the coding sequence ATGATTATCACAACATCACTCCGAACAACTGAACAAATAACTGAAAAAGCGAAAAAGGTCGCCACTGAACTCGGTTTGCGATTTATTGAACGAAATCAACAGCCTATCCCTTTGATAATTAAGCATTATCAAAGGGATGTTCTTGTCGTTGGCTCAAATCGGTTAACAGTTTACCAACAAGGTAATCTTGAGCCTTTTTTCTTTCATCCTAATTCAGCGATGTTTCGAGTAAAGCGATTTTTAAGAGGGGAAACAGACCCGTTTTTAGAAGCGACAAAACTTGCTAAAAATATGTCAATTCTCGATTGTACATTGGGGCTAGCATCTGATAGTATATTATCAAGCGTAGTTGTTGGAAAAAATGGCCAAGTAATAGGGTTAGAAGCAAGTCCTTATCTAGCTTATATAGTTAGTGAAGGTTTGCATTGCTGGAAAACTGGCTTAGCTGAAGTTGATGATGCGATGCAGCGTATGACCGTTACTCATTGCAATCATCTTGAATATCTACGTTCAGCCAAAGAAAATTCGTTTGATGTTGTGTATTTTGATCCAATGTTTGAAGTGAAGATTGACTCATCAGATGGGATCAGTCCACTTCGAAAGCTTGCCTTATATGATCGACTCAAAGAAGAAGCTGTTGAAGAAGCAAAACGTGTTGCTAAACACCGAGTCGTTTTAAAGGACCACTGGCAGAGTACTCGATTTTCTCGCTTTAACTTTTTTGTTTACAAGCGTGTAACATCACTGTTTCATTATGGTTCAATTGAATTATAA
- the mutS gene encoding DNA mismatch repair protein MutS, with protein MAEHTPMIKQYLTIKAEYKDAFLFFRLGDFYEMFFEDAQLASQELEITLTSRGTGADNQRIPMCGVPHHAADQYIQTLIEKGYKVALCEQTEDPSQAQGIVRREVVKLITPGTVMGGKIIKDKENNFIASVKDFQDGTYGFAMTDLTTGENFVTIIQGSWQDVINEIATAGVKEIIFAPELDEVKITQLNQQLQVTLSFEELEEPPESFLPLCNHLGQKKLIETFGRLGAYLVRTQKRSLDHLQPVIYYTLTDYMRVDLHSKRNLELVETLREKKKKGSLLWLLDKTVTAMGGRLLKQWVERPLLNQSQIEKRLSMVETFIKEFFGREELRELLKEVYDLERLAGKVAYGNVNAKELKQLQRSLHLLPQVISTVEQLKNNYGEELVRDIDTCDHLLAILTQSLKEDPPFSIKEGGIIQDGYNETLDQYRDASRNGKNWIAALEKQERLETGIKSLKVGYNKVFGYYIEITRANLIHLPEGRYERKQTLSNAERYITPELKEKEALILEAVEKIEQLEYELFLQIRETVKEYISKLQYVAKKISELDALQSFAQVSEENQYCKPEFTEEREISIAGGRHPVVEKVLNSGEYVANDVVMNAEREILLITGPNMAGKSTYMRQLALISVLAQIGCYVPAEKAQIPIFDQVFTRIGAADDLASGQSTFMVEMLETKNAISKATQKSLILLDEIGRGTSTYDGMALAQAIIEYIHDEIGAKTLFSTHYHELTALENELSALKNVHVSAVEEDGKVVFLHKVVDGQADKSYGIYVAELADLPEQVINRAKVILAKLEEQANNTRQYGEKTNETEDPIQLSLFKEEEEAAKRYAKAVLNDSEKKIIFALKKIDILNITPIEAIQKLNELQRKLKR; from the coding sequence ATGGCTGAGCATACACCTATGATAAAACAATACTTAACAATAAAGGCAGAATATAAAGATGCCTTTTTATTTTTTCGTTTAGGAGATTTTTATGAAATGTTTTTTGAAGATGCGCAACTGGCGTCTCAAGAACTGGAAATAACATTAACGAGTCGAGGAACTGGAGCTGACAATCAGCGGATTCCAATGTGTGGTGTTCCTCATCACGCAGCAGATCAATATATCCAGACATTGATTGAAAAAGGCTATAAAGTTGCTCTTTGTGAGCAAACCGAAGACCCAAGTCAAGCGCAGGGAATCGTCAGACGAGAGGTAGTGAAACTGATTACCCCTGGTACGGTAATGGGTGGGAAAATTATTAAAGATAAAGAAAATAATTTTATTGCCTCCGTTAAAGACTTTCAAGATGGGACATATGGATTTGCGATGACTGATTTAACAACTGGGGAAAATTTTGTAACGATCATTCAGGGTAGTTGGCAAGACGTTATTAATGAAATTGCTACAGCAGGTGTCAAAGAAATTATTTTCGCTCCTGAGCTAGATGAAGTGAAAATCACTCAATTAAACCAACAACTACAAGTAACCTTGTCATTTGAAGAGCTAGAAGAACCACCAGAAAGCTTTTTACCTTTATGTAATCATCTAGGTCAAAAGAAACTTATCGAAACCTTTGGACGCCTTGGGGCTTATTTAGTCCGAACTCAAAAACGGTCGTTAGATCATTTACAACCAGTCATCTACTACACTCTAACTGATTACATGAGAGTTGATCTGCATTCAAAGCGAAATCTTGAATTAGTGGAAACTCTCCGTGAAAAGAAAAAGAAAGGCTCGCTTCTTTGGTTACTAGATAAAACAGTAACAGCAATGGGAGGGCGACTACTTAAACAGTGGGTTGAACGCCCGTTGTTAAATCAAAGCCAAATTGAAAAACGATTAAGTATGGTCGAAACGTTTATCAAAGAGTTTTTTGGAAGAGAAGAGTTACGTGAGCTTTTAAAGGAAGTTTATGACCTTGAACGTCTCGCTGGGAAAGTAGCTTATGGTAACGTGAATGCGAAAGAACTTAAGCAATTACAGCGGTCTTTGCATTTATTACCGCAAGTAATTTCCACTGTCGAACAATTAAAAAATAATTATGGTGAAGAACTAGTCAGAGATATCGACACCTGTGATCACTTGCTAGCGATATTAACGCAGTCGTTAAAGGAGGATCCGCCATTTTCAATTAAAGAAGGCGGTATTATCCAAGACGGCTATAACGAAACTCTAGATCAATATCGAGATGCTAGTCGTAACGGAAAAAATTGGATCGCCGCGTTAGAGAAACAAGAACGACTTGAAACTGGAATTAAATCGTTAAAAGTCGGTTATAACAAAGTGTTCGGTTATTACATTGAAATAACGAGAGCTAACCTTATCCATCTTCCTGAAGGCCGCTATGAACGAAAACAGACACTTTCGAATGCCGAACGTTATATAACACCTGAACTGAAAGAAAAAGAAGCGTTAATTTTAGAAGCAGTCGAAAAAATCGAACAACTTGAATATGAGTTATTTTTGCAAATTCGCGAAACGGTGAAAGAATATATTTCAAAGCTTCAGTATGTCGCCAAAAAAATTAGTGAGCTTGACGCTTTACAAAGTTTTGCTCAAGTTAGTGAAGAAAATCAGTATTGTAAACCAGAGTTTACAGAAGAACGTGAGATTAGCATTGCCGGTGGCCGTCATCCTGTTGTTGAAAAGGTCTTAAACTCAGGCGAGTATGTCGCTAATGATGTTGTCATGAACGCTGAACGGGAAATTCTATTAATTACTGGACCAAATATGGCAGGAAAAAGCACGTACATGAGGCAACTGGCTTTAATTTCCGTACTAGCGCAAATTGGCTGTTATGTACCAGCTGAAAAAGCTCAGATCCCGATTTTTGATCAAGTTTTTACACGGATTGGTGCGGCCGATGATCTTGCAAGTGGTCAAAGTACGTTTATGGTTGAAATGCTAGAAACGAAAAATGCCATTTCAAAAGCAACCCAAAAAAGTTTAATTTTATTAGATGAGATTGGTAGAGGAACATCAACTTACGACGGCATGGCATTAGCGCAAGCCATTATTGAGTATATCCATGATGAAATTGGGGCAAAAACTTTGTTTTCAACTCATTATCATGAACTTACTGCTCTTGAAAATGAGCTTTCAGCATTAAAAAATGTTCATGTAAGCGCAGTTGAAGAAGACGGCAAGGTAGTCTTTTTACATAAAGTTGTTGATGGACAAGCTGATAAAAGTTATGGGATTTATGTAGCCGAGTTAGCAGATTTGCCGGAGCAAGTAATCAATCGAGCGAAAGTAATTTTAGCTAAATTAGAAGAACAAGCAAACAATACTAGACAATATGGTGAAAAAACAAATGAAACAGAAGACCCGATCCAGCTTTCTTTATTTAAAGAAGAGGAAGAAGCGGCAAAAAGATACGCAAAAGCAGTGCTAAATGATTCTGAGAAAAAAATTATTTTTGCATTGAAAAAAATAGATATTCTCAATATTACACCTATTGAGGCAATCCAAAAGCTTAATGAGCTGCAACGAAAGCTTAAAAGGTAA
- the mutL gene encoding DNA mismatch repair endonuclease MutL: MGKIKKLDEYLSNKIAAGEVVERPASIVKELVENSIDANSTQIHIQVEDGGLQKIRIVDNGDGIETEDCLLAFERHATSKISTDRDLFRIHTLGFRGEALPSIASVSHLELKTCTGIGAGTSIAIEGGRVVGEGSAASRKGTEVTITNLFYNTPARLKYVKTIHTELGNITDFVYRLALAYPAIAFRLDHNDKKVFSTNGNGDLKQVIAAIYGFNIAKQMIYFENSSLDFKVFGYIAKPEVTRASRQYISTFINYRFIKNFPLSKAIQAGYHTLLPIGRYPVVVLHIEMDPTLVDVNVHPAKLEVRLSKEAELNKLVTETIKATFKQMRLIPEVKKPSFDKIKSQQVSFQLEHAISEEETEEKSNDSESKPNESQVTVRETQELLGENTIVSGTSKPINKALSYYQDQTQVQSTGETLETTTAFEGRVPVLYPIGQMHGTYILAQNEKGLYIIDQHAAQERIKYEYYRKKVAEDKKQLQDLLVPITFEFTASEVGRITTNELALQELGIFMEPFGIQSFIVRSYPTWFPKGLEGEIIRDIVEEMMNGKKVTLAKLREDAAIMMACKASIKANRYLRNDEMFQLLETLRTCEDPFTCPHGRPIFIQYTTYEMEKMFKRIM; encoded by the coding sequence TTGGGTAAAATCAAGAAATTAGATGAATATTTATCTAACAAAATAGCAGCAGGAGAAGTAGTCGAACGCCCAGCTTCCATTGTCAAAGAACTAGTAGAGAACTCAATTGATGCTAACAGCACCCAGATTCATATACAAGTAGAAGATGGTGGCTTACAAAAAATTCGAATCGTTGATAATGGTGATGGTATTGAGACAGAGGATTGTCTACTGGCCTTTGAAAGACACGCTACAAGTAAAATCTCAACTGATCGAGATTTATTTCGAATTCACACCTTGGGTTTCCGTGGAGAGGCTCTGCCTAGTATCGCATCTGTTTCACACTTAGAGTTAAAAACTTGTACAGGGATCGGTGCTGGAACTAGTATCGCTATTGAAGGAGGTAGAGTAGTAGGAGAGGGGAGTGCCGCTAGTAGAAAAGGTACTGAGGTAACGATTACAAATCTTTTTTATAATACTCCAGCTAGACTAAAATATGTAAAGACGATCCATACAGAGCTTGGTAATATTACAGATTTTGTTTATCGGCTTGCTCTAGCTTATCCGGCTATTGCTTTTCGTCTCGACCATAATGATAAAAAAGTTTTTTCAACTAATGGAAATGGTGATTTAAAACAAGTAATCGCGGCTATTTATGGATTCAATATTGCCAAGCAAATGATATATTTTGAAAATTCCTCATTAGATTTTAAGGTGTTTGGCTATATAGCCAAACCTGAAGTGACACGAGCTTCTAGGCAGTATATCTCAACATTTATTAACTATCGCTTTATTAAAAACTTTCCGTTATCAAAGGCAATCCAAGCAGGCTATCACACGTTATTACCAATAGGACGCTATCCAGTTGTCGTTCTACATATTGAAATGGATCCGACGTTAGTGGATGTTAACGTTCACCCAGCTAAATTAGAGGTGCGCTTAAGTAAAGAAGCTGAATTAAATAAACTTGTTACAGAAACTATTAAAGCAACGTTTAAACAAATGAGGTTAATTCCGGAGGTTAAAAAGCCATCTTTTGATAAAATAAAGTCTCAACAAGTGTCATTTCAACTTGAGCATGCGATTAGTGAAGAGGAAACTGAGGAAAAGTCTAATGATAGCGAAAGTAAGCCTAATGAAAGTCAGGTAACGGTAAGAGAGACACAAGAATTATTAGGTGAGAATACCATAGTTTCTGGTACTTCTAAGCCAATTAATAAAGCTCTGTCTTATTATCAAGACCAAACTCAAGTCCAATCAACAGGTGAAACTTTAGAAACTACAACAGCATTTGAAGGGCGTGTCCCTGTTCTTTATCCAATCGGTCAGATGCATGGAACTTATATTTTAGCGCAAAATGAAAAAGGTTTGTATATCATTGATCAACATGCCGCACAGGAACGAATCAAATATGAATATTATCGTAAAAAAGTTGCTGAAGACAAAAAGCAATTACAAGACTTATTAGTCCCGATTACGTTTGAATTTACAGCTTCAGAGGTGGGACGAATTACAACAAATGAACTGGCCCTACAAGAATTGGGAATTTTTATGGAACCATTCGGTATTCAAAGCTTCATCGTTCGCTCTTATCCAACCTGGTTTCCAAAAGGACTAGAAGGAGAAATAATTAGAGATATTGTTGAGGAAATGATGAACGGTAAAAAAGTTACCTTAGCTAAGCTAAGAGAAGATGCAGCAATTATGATGGCCTGTAAAGCTTCAATTAAAGCAAATCGTTATTTGCGCAATGATGAAATGTTTCAACTACTTGAAACATTACGTACATGCGAAGATCCGTTTACATGTCCACATGGCAGACCGATTTTTATTCAGTATACGACCTATGAAATGGAAAAGATGTTTAAGCGAATTATGTGA
- a CDS encoding RicAFT regulatory complex protein RicA family protein, giving the protein MGKMYTKDDIVAKAEELAKMIAETEEVEFFKKAEKQVNENVRVQQLISGIKYTQKEAVNLDHFDKSEALKKVEKKIESLQDEIDQIPLVKEFKQSQMGVNGLLQLVASTISNNVTDEIIKSTGGDLLKGTTGKKE; this is encoded by the coding sequence ATGGGAAAAATGTATACAAAAGATGATATTGTTGCCAAGGCAGAAGAACTAGCAAAAATGATTGCAGAAACAGAAGAAGTTGAATTTTTTAAAAAAGCAGAAAAGCAAGTCAATGAAAATGTAAGAGTTCAACAACTAATTAGCGGGATTAAATATACCCAAAAAGAAGCTGTTAATTTAGACCATTTTGATAAAAGTGAAGCCTTAAAAAAGGTTGAGAAAAAAATTGAATCTCTGCAAGATGAAATAGACCAAATTCCACTCGTAAAAGAATTTAAACAAAGTCAAATGGGTGTAAATGGACTATTGCAACTTGTCGCGAGTACAATTTCAAATAATGTTACTGATGAAATCATTAAATCTACAGGTGGCGACCTTTTAAAAGGTACGACAGGAAAAAAAGAGTAG
- a CDS encoding outer spore coat protein CotE: MSQTEKELNYREIITKAVCGKGRKFSQASHTIRPSHKPSSILGCWIINHKYEAEKKGDCIEVRGSYDINIWFSFSNNTKTEVATETVTYTDVVPLTLQDKNVLSDDLEVMARAIQQPNTLEATIAPNGTSVIVQVEREFLVEVIGETKICVYVNPDGISDDLDAKTWDYDVADEEFEDLDPNFLAGELEE, from the coding sequence ATGTCGCAAACAGAAAAAGAATTAAATTACAGAGAGATTATTACAAAAGCCGTTTGTGGAAAAGGGAGAAAGTTCTCACAGGCAAGTCATACGATAAGGCCTTCCCATAAACCGTCAAGTATTTTAGGGTGCTGGATTATTAACCATAAGTATGAGGCGGAAAAGAAGGGAGATTGTATTGAAGTACGTGGAAGTTATGATATTAACATTTGGTTCTCTTTCAGTAATAATACAAAAACTGAGGTTGCCACGGAGACTGTTACTTATACAGATGTAGTTCCACTTACACTTCAAGACAAAAATGTATTGAGTGATGATTTAGAAGTAATGGCAAGGGCAATTCAACAGCCAAACACTCTTGAAGCGACAATCGCACCAAATGGAACGAGTGTCATTGTTCAAGTTGAGCGTGAATTTTTAGTTGAGGTTATTGGTGAAACAAAAATTTGTGTTTACGTAAACCCAGATGGGATCAGTGATGATTTAGACGCCAAAACTTGGGACTATGATGTTGCAGATGAGGAATTTGAAGATTTAGATCCTAATTTCTTAGCGGGGGAGCTAGAAGAATAG
- the miaA gene encoding tRNA (adenosine(37)-N6)-dimethylallyltransferase MiaA, giving the protein MKEKVVVIVGPTAVGKTKLGIELAKSLNGEIISGDSMQIYKELDIGTAKISVDEMEGVPHHLIDFKEPQDSFSVAEFQSLVKPLITEINEKGKLPLIVGGTGLYINSVIYDYNFAEAPSDQSYRQCLESFVDEHGVIELHEKLKMIDPISYETIHPNNYRRVIRALEVFHVTKKTIHDFQSVQPKESLYDVVIIGLAMERTALYERINLRVDLMIEAGLIEEVRTLYDQGIRDCQSVQAIGYKEIYDYLEARLTKEEAIELLKRNSRRYAKRQLTWFRNKLDINWFELNELNFSEKMQEIQKLIEESFNKRRNSKT; this is encoded by the coding sequence ATGAAAGAAAAAGTTGTTGTAATCGTTGGACCTACCGCAGTTGGTAAAACAAAATTAGGTATTGAATTAGCTAAGAGCCTGAATGGGGAAATTATTAGTGGCGATTCGATGCAAATTTATAAAGAGTTGGATATTGGTACCGCAAAGATTTCGGTCGATGAGATGGAGGGTGTTCCCCATCATTTAATTGACTTTAAAGAGCCGCAGGACAGTTTTTCAGTAGCGGAATTTCAAAGTTTAGTAAAACCGCTAATTACAGAGATCAATGAAAAAGGTAAGCTACCCCTTATTGTCGGTGGAACAGGCCTTTATATTAACTCAGTTATTTATGATTACAACTTTGCCGAGGCACCTAGTGATCAGAGCTATCGTCAATGTTTAGAATCATTTGTTGATGAGCATGGCGTAATTGAACTCCATGAAAAACTTAAAATGATTGATCCAATTAGCTATGAAACCATTCATCCTAATAATTACCGTCGTGTCATTAGGGCTCTAGAAGTTTTTCATGTTACCAAAAAAACTATTCATGACTTCCAAAGCGTTCAACCTAAAGAAAGTCTTTATGACGTCGTAATAATTGGTCTGGCGATGGAGCGCACGGCGCTTTATGAACGGATTAACCTCAGAGTTGATCTGATGATTGAAGCTGGTCTTATTGAAGAAGTTCGTACCCTTTATGATCAGGGTATCAGGGATTGTCAATCTGTTCAAGCGATAGGTTATAAAGAAATATATGATTATTTAGAAGCTAGGTTAACAAAAGAAGAAGCAATTGAGCTACTAAAGCGAAATTCAAGAAGATACGCGAAAAGGCAATTAACTTGGTTTCGAAATAAGCTTGATATTAACTGGTTTGAATTAAATGAACTTAATTTTTCAGAAAAAATGCAAGAAATACAAAAATTAATAGAGGAAAGTTTTAATAAAAGGCGAAATAGTAAAACATAG
- the hfq gene encoding RNA chaperone Hfq, with translation MKQQSVNMQDVFLNQLRKESIPVTVFLLNGFQLRGLIKGFDNFTVVLETEGKQQLVYKHAISTFSPQKNVPLNPEA, from the coding sequence ATGAAGCAACAATCGGTTAATATGCAAGATGTATTTTTAAATCAACTAAGAAAAGAAAGTATTCCAGTTACCGTTTTTCTGTTAAATGGCTTTCAATTAAGAGGCCTTATTAAAGGTTTTGATAACTTTACGGTAGTTTTAGAAACAGAAGGAAAACAACAATTAGTTTATAAGCATGCGATTTCAACGTTTTCGCCACAAAAAAATGTACCATTAAATCCTGAAGCATAA
- the miaB gene encoding tRNA (N6-isopentenyl adenosine(37)-C2)-methylthiotransferase MiaB, translating to MNEQQKKQTMINQGLDSADKKSEQKKDFGQYFQTTFTQPSLKDAKRRGKEDVKVHYNFDIPEEMKQLGVGKKFLVRTYGCQMNEHDSENMAGILLDMGFEPTSNNEDADLILLNTCAIRENAENKVFGEIGNLKPLKTEKPGLMIAVCGCMSQEESVVNRILKKHQHVDLIFGTHNIHRLPHLLKDAIFNKEMVVEVWSKEGDIIENMPRARRGKLQGWVNIMYGCDKFCTYCIVPYTRGKERSRLPEDIISEVRDLARLGYKDITLLGQNVNAYGKDFEEMKFGLGDLMNEIRKIDIPRVRFTTSHPSDFDDHLIEVLAKGGNLVEHIHLPVQSGSTEMLKIMARKYTREQYLELANKIKAKIPNATLTTDIIVGFPNETEEQFEDTLSLMKEVEFDSAFSYIYSAREGTPAAKMEDNVPLEVKKERLQQLNKVINDTSLMKNKQLEGTIVEVLVEGESRKNPEILSGRTRTNKLVNFAGPNTIIGEMINVKITEAKTWSLNGCVVEKVEVEA from the coding sequence GTGAATGAACAACAAAAAAAGCAAACGATGATTAACCAGGGTCTTGATTCTGCGGACAAAAAATCCGAACAGAAAAAAGATTTTGGTCAATATTTTCAAACAACTTTTACACAACCAAGCTTAAAAGATGCGAAACGTCGCGGTAAAGAAGATGTAAAAGTTCATTATAATTTTGATATTCCCGAAGAAATGAAGCAATTAGGAGTTGGTAAAAAATTTCTTGTCCGAACTTATGGCTGTCAGATGAATGAACATGATTCTGAAAATATGGCAGGTATTTTATTAGACATGGGTTTTGAACCGACATCAAACAATGAAGATGCTGATTTAATTCTTTTGAATACATGTGCAATTCGTGAAAATGCTGAAAACAAAGTGTTTGGTGAAATTGGTAATTTAAAGCCGTTAAAAACAGAAAAGCCAGGGCTTATGATAGCTGTTTGTGGCTGTATGTCTCAAGAAGAATCTGTCGTTAATCGCATCTTGAAAAAGCATCAACATGTCGACCTTATTTTTGGAACGCATAATATCCATCGGTTACCACATCTTTTAAAAGATGCTATTTTCAACAAGGAAATGGTCGTAGAGGTCTGGTCTAAAGAAGGCGATATTATTGAAAATATGCCTCGTGCTCGCCGTGGTAAATTGCAAGGTTGGGTTAATATTATGTACGGTTGCGACAAATTTTGCACGTACTGTATCGTACCCTATACAAGAGGAAAAGAAAGAAGTCGTCTTCCAGAAGATATTATTAGTGAAGTCCGCGACTTAGCTCGATTAGGTTATAAAGACATTACCCTATTGGGACAAAATGTAAATGCTTACGGAAAAGACTTTGAAGAAATGAAGTTCGGTTTAGGTGATTTAATGAATGAAATTCGAAAAATAGATATCCCAAGAGTTCGCTTTACAACAAGTCACCCGAGCGATTTTGATGATCATTTGATTGAAGTCCTTGCTAAAGGTGGAAACTTAGTCGAGCACATCCATTTACCGGTTCAAAGCGGTAGTACAGAAATGTTGAAAATTATGGCAAGAAAGTATACTCGAGAACAGTATCTGGAACTAGCAAATAAAATTAAAGCGAAAATTCCTAACGCAACGCTGACAACTGATATTATTGTTGGCTTCCCAAATGAAACTGAAGAACAATTCGAAGACACATTGTCTTTAATGAAAGAGGTAGAGTTCGATAGCGCCTTTTCGTACATTTACTCAGCAAGAGAAGGTACGCCTGCTGCAAAGATGGAAGACAATGTCCCCTTAGAAGTTAAAAAGGAGCGACTGCAACAGCTAAATAAAGTTATTAATGATACTTCACTGATGAAAAATAAACAGCTAGAAGGAACGATAGTTGAGGTTCTTGTTGAAGGAGAGAGTAGGAAAAACCCTGAAATTCTTTCTGGTAGAACTAGAACAAATAAGCTTGTAAATTTTGCAGGACCTAATACTATTATTGGTGAGATGATCAATGTTAAAATAACAGAAGCCAAAACATGGTCATTAAATGGCTGTGTAGTTGAAAAAGTGGAGGTGGAAGCTTAA
- a CDS encoding site-specific integrase, translating to MESLMGITLPEFVNEYLDSLVKKNRKPATIKRYRYDLEDFFLWLRTEKNDQSFSIWSNLKTTDIEKYIFLLTDTRNYHPRTTKRIITVLNQLYKYYDNLGLSQNPISKIAKIEMDEPTMIATDFLTSTEINKLFLSIASSDGLSENQLKTRHFIVNRNEAIIILFLYYGLTLQEVTNIVMTDVHFETSTLNVSGSEKSRSIKLSIEHKQLLYKYYQVIPEPVRPSYHQNDPFFVAFDFQRGTYRWIYDTNKPKSLTNIAVQRMIQKEIRRGKLRKQISPQHFRNTFILSKIKEGRSMLRLKELSGLKTELSLKKYFQYATLTIKDLELE from the coding sequence GTGGAGTCTTTAATGGGAATCACCTTACCAGAATTTGTTAATGAATACCTAGATTCGCTTGTCAAAAAAAATCGAAAACCTGCAACGATTAAACGATACAGATATGATCTCGAAGATTTTTTTCTATGGCTAAGAACCGAAAAAAATGATCAGTCATTTTCAATATGGTCTAACTTAAAAACTACTGACATTGAAAAATATATTTTTTTATTAACAGATACGAGAAACTATCATCCGCGAACAACAAAGCGGATAATTACTGTATTAAACCAGCTCTATAAATATTATGACAACTTAGGGTTATCCCAAAACCCTATTTCAAAAATTGCTAAAATAGAAATGGATGAACCAACGATGATTGCGACGGATTTTTTAACTAGTACTGAAATTAATAAGTTGTTTTTATCAATTGCCTCTAGTGATGGTTTATCTGAAAATCAGCTAAAAACAAGACATTTCATTGTAAATCGTAATGAAGCAATTATTATTTTATTTTTATATTACGGGTTAACTCTTCAAGAAGTAACGAATATCGTGATGACTGATGTCCATTTTGAAACGAGTACACTCAATGTTTCGGGATCTGAAAAAAGTAGGTCGATAAAACTTTCCATTGAACATAAGCAATTACTATACAAATATTATCAAGTCATCCCAGAACCTGTCCGACCTAGCTATCATCAAAATGATCCCTTTTTTGTGGCCTTTGACTTTCAAAGGGGCACCTACCGCTGGATTTACGATACGAATAAACCGAAAAGCTTAACAAATATTGCTGTTCAAAGAATGATTCAAAAAGAGATAAGGCGGGGCAAATTGCGAAAACAAATTTCTCCTCAACATTTTCGGAATACATTTATTTTAAGTAAGATTAAAGAAGGTAGATCTATGTTAAGACTCAAGGAGCTTAGTGGGCTTAAAACAGAGCTTTCTTTAAAAAAATACTTTCAGTATGCGACTCTAACAATTAAGGATCTGGAGCTAGAATAA